Genomic window (Tolypothrix sp. NIES-4075):
TTAGGAGATTGATCGAGTTCCTGAGCTATCAGTTCTGCCATTGCTTGCAGGTAGCTTGGTTGTTTGTACCAAGAGGGAATGACCTTGTATTCAATCCGCTGAAGTTTTGGGTCTTGTTGCCAGAGTTTATCTAACAGCCGAAAGCTGGAGCCACTGGTACTGATGGAAAATTGGGGATAAAGAGGTAGAATTACTAGATGTTCGATGTTGTCTTGGGTAAGTTGGGCGATCGCTTCTTCAGTGTAAGGATGCCAATAACGCATTCCTACATATATGTTCGCTTCTTGCCCCAAAGCTTGCAATTGTTCTTTTAAAGCTTCTCCTTGCGCTTCAGTAATCCGTCGCAATGGAGATCCGCCACCAATTTGCTTGTAGTTTTCTTGAGACTTTTGGGTTCGCCTTGACGCAATCAACCACGCCAGAGGTTTTTGCAACCAACTAAAGGGTAGGCGAATAATTTCTGGATCGGAAAACAGATTATACAGAAATGGTCCAACATCTTCCAATTTATCTGGACCGCCCAGATTGAGTAATAAAACGCCTACACGATCCATAGCAATTATAGTCCCCCAATCTTTTCAGATTTTTTACTAATGTTAACAATATATCTTTATTAAATATAAAGGCTAACGGGGAGAGTGGAAACAGTGGCAACAATTTTCAGAGATTGGAGTTACCGCTATCAATGGTTGTATGATTCTATATCTCGCTTGGCGGCTTTAAGCGTCGGTGGTGAAGCGCGTTTTCGACAGCTTGCTTTGCACAGGCTAACGATTGAATCAGATACTAAAGTTTTAGATTTGTGTTGCGGTAGCGGTCAAGGAACGCAAGTATTAGTCAAATATTCACAAAATGTAACAGGACTGGATGCTTCACCGCTATCTTTAAAACGAGCAAGGCAGAATGTGCCGCAAGCGCAGTATGTCGAAGCTTTTGCAGAGAAAATGCCGTTTGCAGATAATGAGTTTGATCTTGTGCATACTAGCGTTGCCTTACACGAAATGCAGCCCGAACAATTGCGACAAATAATTAAAGAAGTTTATCGAGTGCTGAAACCAGGTGGGGTATTTACATTAGTGGATTTTCATAATCCCACCAACCCTTTATTCGTGCCTGGGTTGTCGCTGTTTTTGCTATTGTTTGAGACACAGACAGCTTGGCAGTTGTTGAAAACCGATTTACCTGAATTGTTGACACAGAGCGGATTTCGAGAATGCGATCGCACTTTAACTGCCGGTGGAAGTTTGCAATTAATCAAAGCGAGAAAATAGCTCGTAGTAAGCGATTTATCGCTTAAAAAGCGCCCCCAGGTTTACCTGGGGGCGCTCTTAATTCAACTGAATCCGCGAAGATTAACCGTTAATAGCAGGTGCTGTTAAAGCAACAGGAGCCACGTCTAATGCAGCCAAATCTAGAGGGAAGTTGTGA
Coding sequences:
- a CDS encoding class I SAM-dependent methyltransferase yields the protein MATIFRDWSYRYQWLYDSISRLAALSVGGEARFRQLALHRLTIESDTKVLDLCCGSGQGTQVLVKYSQNVTGLDASPLSLKRARQNVPQAQYVEAFAEKMPFADNEFDLVHTSVALHEMQPEQLRQIIKEVYRVLKPGGVFTLVDFHNPTNPLFVPGLSLFLLLFETQTAWQLLKTDLPELLTQSGFRECDRTLTAGGSLQLIKARK